From Leishmania braziliensis MHOM/BR/75/M2904 complete genome, chromosome 35:
AGGCACAAGCCCTGgaagcaccaccgccagtACCACCACGCCAACGGCAGCTCGCAAGACCAAGTCGGCGCATGAAGAGACGGTTCCGGTGGCGTCGTTGACCGATTCGACACCGAGCCTTCTCTCCATGGCGCTGACCCTCTCGCCGGCCATggcgaaggagctgcaggcctACGTGCATGAATTTCTCAAGCGTTACCGCGGCGCTGACTCGGTAACCGCGGAGGAGATGGGGCCGATCCCGAAGACGcctctggcgctgcagcgcgcgaTTCGCCATAGCCTCCGCTTATCAACTGAGAGTAGCGCGAGTGGCGtgggcgacgaggaggccgtGGGGCTCGAAGATGCCATGGACGACGGCAGCTACCACAGTCAAAACGTTCAGTACGTCCTGGATCTCATggggtcgctgctgcaaggGGAAACCTCCTTCtgtgaggacgacgacgcgcgAACGGCGAGTGGGGCGCATCTGCGaactgctgcagcggagcgACACAGGAAAGAGCAAGTCACCAGCGCCGAGCTGATCGCGGCGGTGATGGGACGGCCCCTCTCGTCGGCCGTTGCGGATACAGCAGAGGGCGCTGCCTTGAATTACACCAGAAATGACACCAGTCGatctgcggcggcgcggccgcTGTTGAAGCTGCACGATCCTGAGCTGCGCGCCGTAGAACTCCTGTTCGTCAACGGCGCACCTTAGGAACGCGCCGACAGCGAAAGGGCGTCGAATTGGCTGGTGGCCGGGTCGGCTCGCGGGAGAGAGGACCTCGTGTAGAGGGCATATGCCGTGAAGACGCGCACTCGCGTACATTGTCACTGGCCCACGTAAACGTTCAACCCTTTAGACTACATGaatgccgcagcggcgtaAGCACAAAAGAACGGAACGATCAAACAACGAGGGGACATTGGCCACCATGTACGCACGCCAAGCGGCGCTGCCTatcccacccccccccatcctCCGTCACTCGCATTCCCTGCGAAGTTACTTCTATCGATGACGCGCActacacacacgtgcgcgcgcagATACTGAAACAAAACGACACGCAGAGCACAGGTAATTGCACCCCCAGTCTTACTCTTCttcgcaccccctcccctcttcccgaGAGAGAAAACCTCGGCATTCAACTCTgccactctctcccccgcATCTCTCAATGCATTGACGATCTCCGTCATCCACGATAAGCGAGTTCAGTACCTGGAAGAGCGTCTTCTATTTTCTTTTGTCTCCCGCCCTCATGCTTCCATGTGTCAAGTCCATCGCAGTTTTTGCCGCTGCGCGCTCGCCATTGTCGACAGCTCGCCTCGGTGCAATGTGGTACAACCGCCACACAGGCACTGCTCTTCTGCGCGTTCGCAGCAACGGGGGCTCGTGCACCTCTAGCACCGCGACGGTGATCACTCAGCGCCGCTTCATTGGTCCTCGTCAGTACTCACCGAAAGGCTACCGCGAGGCTGCCGGACGCGCACCGATGTCGTTTGAGTTTGGCGAGGAGTGCAATAACCTTGCCAGGGCTGCGCACCAGACGAAGAACTACGGCGACGCCATCAGCCTGTACGATAGGGCACTGACAATGCGCCGCGAGAAGTATGGGCCAATTCACGAAAAGTGCGCCGCTACACTTCACAACATCGGCCGCGTGTTTATCGACATGAAGGAGTACGGCGCTGCGGAGAACGCCTTCACAGAGGCGGCCGCTATCTACGAGCAAGTGGAGGGGGACAAGTCACTCAAGTACGCGGAGTCGCTGGAGCTGCTCGCGCTCTGCTACACGCACCTCAAGTTCCTTGATGAGGCAGAAAAGGCTTTCAAAGACAGCATTCGCATCTTTCGGGCTGAGTGCTACAACTACGGCAGCAATTCATGGCTGCCAGACGACAAGACTCCACCGGCGGAGCCGAACAAGCACCCGCTCTCGTCGGCAGCGCACGCTCTGGCCGATTGCGCGGCACTCTTCCTGTTCCGTCGCCAGGAACACCAAGCTGTCGCCTTCctcgaggaggcgctggagaTACGCCGCTTCCTGTACAGTCGCCACGTCAAGTTCCGCCCGATGATTGCGCAGACGCTCAACAAGCTCTGTGAGCTCAAGAAGTCGctcgacgacgccgtcggCGCGGAGATGTGCATTAGTGAATGCTTGCAGATCTGCATCGAAACACTTGGGCGCGATCAcccagcgacagcgcaggcGACAAGCAGCAAGGCAGGACTGCTCGCCGCCAAGAAGCAGTTCCGCGACGCCCTACGACTCTACGAGGAGAGCGCGACCACCTACGCCGTGGCGCTTGGCAAGGATGCCCCGCTGTTTGGGCAAGAATTAATGAAACTCGGCCGCTGCCAGGAGTTGTGCAACGACTTCGTCAGCGCTGAAAAAACGTTCCAGCGCGGCGTTGAGATTATCAAGAAAGGCTTTGGCACGAACAGCCCCCAGCTGGCGGAAGCGAACACTTTCTATGGGTCGTTGCTGGCCCGCAAGCTGGAAATCGACCAAGCTGTCAGCATGTTCCGCGACGCCATCCGCATTCGCAAGAGTGTGGACAAGAATGATCCGCAGTTGGCATACCTGTACCAGAAAATCGGGGACGCCTACGCAATGCGGCGGGAGCCCCACGCCGAGGCATACTTTCTACTTGCTGTAGATGCCTTTAAGCAGAACGCCACCAttgagccgctgcagcgcacgtACATGACGGACGTTTTGGACGACTTGGGGCTCTTCTACCTTGACTTCCAGCACTAcgagaaggcggagaagtGCTTCAAGGAGGCCCTTGACACTCGCATCAAGATGCTCGGCGAAAATCATGCCACAGTGGCGTACTCGTACAGCAACTTCGCGCTTCTGtacctgcagcggcaggactACGCCAACTGCGAGAaaatggcggcggcggcgctagACATGTACAGCAAGACCGCCCGCTCCAACGTGCTGGCTCAGGCCGACGTGCACACAACGCTGGGTCAGTGCTACCACCAGCAGAGTCAGTTTGCCAAGGCGCTGGAGATGCATGAGAAGGCTCTCAACGTGCGTCGCACGCGCGGCGACACGACTGAGACGGCTGTAGCAGAGTCACTCAACCAAATAGCGCGCGTCTACGTCACGATGAAGCGCTACGGCAAGGCATACCGCCACGTCAAGGAGGCACGGCGACTTGTCTGGCAGTTCAACGTGGAAatcacgcagccgctgcgcaaTGAAATTGCCAAGACGGAGCAAATGATTCCACCCATTGAAGAGTGGACGAACGAGGAGCGAGCCGAGGCACAGGTGAAGATCGGGGACGGTAACGCGCCTGACAGCGGCAACGCGTCCACAaccgccaccagcgcctgAGAGAATGTGGTTGGACAGCGGTGGGGTCCAACGAGGCGTGCGAGAGGGTGTCTCTCCGCTCCATTCtcaaagaggaggaagagattGACacggtggagaggagggcggaAAAGCGGCCGCGTAcgttccctcctccttcgcccgcgtcttcctcctcctcctcgctttcCTTATCTCCGACCTTCCATACGTATgggcgcgcgctctctctctctctcggcactctgacacgcccacacacacacacacacacacgcaaacaaATATGCGGTCAGGAAGCGTGAACtgacgaagaaaaagagcacaTGTGATAATGATGTCTCCTCTGCAGATCATCGCCTTCCCACATGCGATGAGTTAAACATGAGCAGGAGAAAGTGAACTGGACTTGTATCAGAGGCGACCAAAGAACTCCGTGCCATATTTAGTACCCCTACTTATActttcgccctctctctctctctactgcACCCCATCTCTCGTCGCACTCGGCTCTGGTCTGCATGCCATGCCTGCTACGGTCACCGCGTATCTCGTCCTCTAcgtttttccctctttggGTGTCGAACATTGTCCAAAGAACTGCTCTGCGCATCTGCGTCAGTGGTCCTACAAGAGAAGTCTGTATTTCTCCCAGCCTCCTCTCGCCTTTCTATTGAGCATCTCTCTACTGCTACTGCGGGCTTCTCCGTCATGTCGAGTACAAACCGCTACCCGGCCCTGCCGAGCCGCATGACGCTCATCGCCTTCAAGACACGTCTGAAAGGCGCGCAGAAGGGGCACAGTTTGTTGAAAAAGAAGGCCGACGCCCTGGCACTGCGCTACCGCATAGTGATGGGTGAGCTGCACTCAGCGAAGCTCGATATGGCGAACCAGATCAAGGGCTCCTACTTCACCATCACTCAGGCACAATTTATTGCTGGAGATATCAGTCTTGCCGTGCAGGAGTCGCTCAAAATCCCGACGTACCGGATGGAGTTGCAGGTAGAGAACATTGCTGGGGTACAGGTACCAAGCTTTCACACGCAGaacggcgacgccgccgaaGGCCAGAGCACTGCGACGGTGGCCGCCGCAGGCTCTCTCACAACTGGTCTGGGTAAGGGTGGTGAGCAAATCAAGGAGGCATACTTCGCCTTCCGGCAGACTCTATCGCTTCTCGTCAAAATAGCGTCACTGCAGACGAGCTGGATTACGCTAGATATCGCTCAAAGAGTGACGAACCGCCGCGTAAATGCTCTGGAGAAGGTAGTCATTCCACGCTTGCAGAACACTCTCAGCTACATCACGTCGGAGCTAGAcgagcaggagcgtgaggAGTTCTTCCGACTTAAGATggtgcagaagaagaagaaggctATGGCCAAGGTCCAGCAAGCCGCGCGCGACGCTGAGACGGTAGCCCTCGCGGCGGAGCggacgcggcagcgcaacCTCCTCATGGCCCAGTACGACGGTGGCGTCGTCGAGGCAGACATGATAGTGTAAAGCGTTATGGGGCACACCGACGCGCAGACGAGCTGTTTGAAGCAAAAGCACATGTACGGTATTTTTGGCGAAATGAAACTGGTCGAAGAAGAGGGCCCGTCTCGCTGCCTTCTCCTTTGGCATCCCCGATGACGATGGCATATTTTCTTGGCTAAGCCACCGTTTATCGACTCTCTCAtggtgtgtgtaggtgtgtgtgcctcttgACGATGCCAATCATTGATTTTTCCGTGAAGGATGGTGTGCCTGTTGATgttcttttttcctttcggAGGCCCGTATGTTTGCTTTGGAGAAAACCCCCGAtggcaacacacacacacacacacacctccacgtGCTGCCAGGGCCCggcgcccacccacccccccccccctccactccgTGTGAGGAGCCCAGgcagccccctctccctcttcctggCACTGCAGAACCACCTCTGGTCAGGATAAAGTCAAATACCTGTGACACAGGGAAGTCAGAGCActtcatcgctgctgatgccggcggtcaaGTCCTGGATGGCGGTGCATCAGAGAGATCTGCTACAACCCACAGGCCTGCACTACCCATCTGctgggcagagtgtcagcaCGGCTCGAATGCATCTCAtccggccctcgctgcccatTGGTGTGGGATATCTGAACCACCCCAAGGGATGCACAGCGTGGGGACCGGCGTGATGAGAGCGACTGTGAGGCAGCTAGTGAGGCGGGGATAGGCAGAGTgtgaggcaggggccgtgctctgATGACTGAGCCGGCGCGTTGCTCCAGGCCGTGCGTCTACGGCTATTTCGCACCACGCAACGGTCCCCTGTGCTAGGTCGGGGCGGAGTGAAGTTTAGCTCATATTGTACGGCAGAGAACGGCCGCGTGGGAAAAATTATTGAAGCAGGGGCTTaggctcctcttcctctcctcacccGCCTGGGTACACTCTACTAAGGAAGATGAACCGACCAAAAGCGCGACGCAACAAGGTGAAACAGGAGCAATGGACAGCCTCCAGTCACTGTATTTCATTCTCAAAGTGCGGTCAGAAACTTGGCGTGGACGGAAGAGCTACGCCTACGTCTTCCTTATCGTTGTCTCTCAGTTTCGAGAAATCACAGCAACGCCAGAGAAACAAGTGGGCTCCATCCATAGTGCGAGGGGACGCTACTGTGCGCTTCGGTGGCGACGCGCCATTGCACATGATGACTTGCAGTTGCCGTGACGCTAGCTGCGCATCTTGCTTCCTCGCAACTGCCTGGAAGAAGTCCTACATGACTCTGTCCATCCATGGCCCTTTTTTCTTGCCGCAACCGCATCTCTTTATTGCTCTGCAGCCTTGCTTGGTTGTTGTGCGCCACAGGCCAACTAAGCTTCGACTTCAGTGCACCCTTTCTCTTGGTATTTGTGCCTGAGCCCCGTCCATCTCGGGCAAACCAGTCGACTcactccgccccccccccccgcctctccctgaacctttccccttttcctcaccACATCCCTTACCTGTTCTTCACCCACTTCACTGGTGCCTTCTTTGAGTCTCTCCGttaaccccccccccactctctaTTCCTTTCCCCATACGAATCCCCGCAAGCCAGGAATCTGTCAAGTGCACACACGGGCCGAAAAGAGCAGGAGAACACTGTCTCGTGAAAAGGCAGATAACCACAcctccccttctttttctttcatggtctctctccctctcgcgcGCCTCTTCATTGCTGTCTCTCCACGTGTCTGCAGTATTAGGTGCCTGGCCACCATAATCACCACCATCAGCGTCATCGCCCTCCTTGCTCTCCCCTGGCACTCGTCTGCATACTTCCTTTACGACCCTACTCTTGCTCTTGTTTGTGATGGTGATAGTGCTATTCAGGTAAGCATTTTTCGAGTCTTGCACAggcccttcccccctcccctttcatCCTCTCAAGCCTTGTCTGAGCGCCCCAACAACAACCCCTCCATCCCCCAATCACCCTTTCTGCgtgtttcctctctctctttcttggTTGTGTTCCTTGTTTCCTGTTTCATGCAaccctcccaccccccctcacacacacgtgcacacacccTTGTCTTCTTGTGttcttgttgctgttgttgatGGGTGCTTGGCGACTGCCTGTCAGTATCTGTCcacgtgcctgtgtgtgctagttcttttctttttccaagtagcccccccccccccaccaccaccccggCAGCACTCTCCATTGCGGTGCTTAttgtgcaccaccacgcaTTTTCGTACATAGTCGGCTGATTCCCGTTGCCCCGGCCCtcatccccaccccccacttGGACGGCTCACACGCATCACTATGCCCCTTTTCAATAACGACAATGATGAGAAGGCGCTCAAGGTCATGAAGGCAGGGGACATCCTGCATTACGACTACCGCCCCGCTGATCAGCAGAGCGGCAGTGGGGCCAAGCTGAGCGACACGTTCCGCGTGGTGCAGTGGAACATTGAGCGCGGCACCAAGCTAGAGGCCATTATTGCCGACTTGAAGGCTCTTCACGCTGATTTCATTGTGCTGCAGGAACTTGACATCAACTGCCGCCGCTCCAACTATGTAAACGTGCCAAAAGAAATTGCCAAGGCTCTAAAAGCCGAGCTGTACTTCGCGTGCGAGTTCGAGGAGCTGGACTCAGCCCTACGGACCCCTATAAACGCCGTCGGGCCACGGTCGCAGCCGGTGCTGGAGACGGAGGCTTCACCGAACTCTGGGAGAAGCGACGGCAGCACCCTCAAGTCGTCCAAGAGGCATCACTTCCACGGTAACGCGATCCTTAGTCGCCATGTCACGCTGCGCGAGCCGACCGTGGTTCCGCACACCAACCCCATCATGTGGGACGAGGCAGGTCATCGGTACAACGAGCCGCGCCGAGGGTTTCGCAGTGCGCTGCGTGTCCGCGTTGACGCAGCAGACCGCACCTCTGCCCAGATGGCGCCGTTGTACATCTACTGCTGTCATTTTGAGGTATTTGGCGGATGCCTCGCGCGTGTGCGACAGCTGGCGGACTGCATGGCCGACATGCAGCGTATCAGACACGTGTCGACGGTGGTGAACGGCACGAATTCGCGGCATCCAGTCTTCCTCCTTGGTGGGGACTTGAACACCTTTGCGCACGGTATTGTGCGCCTTAGTTGGCACTACGGAACAGGTCGACTCCGGTGGCTCAGCTTCGGTGAGTGCGAGGCGTGCTGGCTGCAACGGAAGGTGCTGGGGCGCAACATGCAGTTCCTGGAGGCCGGTTGCTGCCCTCTGTCGTACCGTTTCCTGGCGTACGCTGTCTCGTGGGCGCGTCAGCTCTTGTGCAACAACTCGCTGGTGTGGCACTACGTTTACGGCTTCACCAAAGCGGAACAGCAGCGCATGGCTAATGCGGACTTGTGCCTCTACGACCCCTCGGACAAGGCCACTTCCATCACGCTTGACAATGCAGCCTACCACGGCTTCGTGCGTGGGAAGCTCGATTGGATGCTGTTGAGCAATCTGCAGCCGCGCCCATTCCGCACCGCCCGAGACGGGGCTGAGCCGATCGATCTGGCTGTCCTAGAGAAGAACGGCAGCATCCTCACCACCTCGTACACCGCTCGCTACCTCCACTCCATCCAGGACAGCTCACAAGAtgacgaggcggcagcaaaGTCCGTGCCGGCGGACGGCTACCTCCTCTTCAACGAAAACTACACTGCCAGCGATCACCGCGGGCTTGTCATGACAGTTCAGCAAAACAACGGGCGGCCACAGGATGTCTACCCGTCAAACGGCGCCCCGTACACAACCAGTCGAGCAGCACTAGCCTTCTTCACTCTGACACGTGCGCTGCCCGTCGCGGCAGTCGCGCTGGGGCTCTATCACAAGTACAAGACGTCGCGCTGATACGATGACGTCGCACACTtgacccctcctccccccccccctcatggTGGCGAAGCATTatcgtctctttcttttcttccagACCACATGCACCTATACGAGTGTGACTCGGATGCACTCAATCATAGCGGCCTTCTGCCGTCTGTGTGAGCGTCGGCCCATGcggggcagcagaggagggaagaaacgCCAAAcgaggcacacacaaaaagggaaaaaaaaaaaaacagaaagtCTCTGAGGGCGCGGTGTAAGTAAAACTCACATAGGCCGAATGCACCACAGATGTCTGTGCGCCGCCGTTCGCTGTCACTCGTtgtcttttctgtttttcctgacttctgctcctccgcgCGTCTCACAGCCCCTGCGCATTTTGTCAATACGGAAGCTGCCGTTGCGCCATCCTAGCCCCGCCATCAATCAcctctttgtttttccctcGAAGGCTCCGTCTCTGCGTTCCTTTTGTTCCTTTTACCGATCACCAACAGCACAGCTCGCCCTTTCAGCAACAACACTGGGTTTTGTCTTATTCTTCCACAACATCCCCCCATCCCTCGTCGCCAGCCACGTTCATCACTGCCGCTGTAAATGGTGAAGGGTCAGCCAGCAACACTGTACTTGTACTCGTGCGCCTGGCAGTACCTTTAACATGGGGGCGGTCGAcgttttgcttgtttgtctTTCATCTCGTCTAGTTTGGCTCTTttcttggggggggggggggggctcgaACCTTCGTCTACCTCCTCTCCGTcaccccctcacccccactctctctttttatCACTACATCAACCGTATGCGGCTTTTTCCTCAAGCACGACTCGGCGCCAACCCTGGTGATgccgaccaccaccaccaccaccaccccctggTCCGTGGCATCAGGGCTTAGTGCCGACTCGTTGCGGGGGGAACCGAGGGCCTGCAGCAGCCTGTCCTCCCGGGTACGGCTGTGCGGGCGCTTGGGTCAGCGCATTTTTGGTGGACGATTCGGCAGATGTACGCACCCATCCACGGCTCTTCCGCTTGTGCTGCGTTGCGGTGAGGCGGAGCGTAATCCTGTGCCTGGCCTGCGCGGTATGCGGTGGCATTGCAGTGGGGCTGAACGATACTCAGCGGTATTGGTTAGTCGGGCTCCTTGAAATAGCCACAGTGCAGCCCGAGGCATAGGTGAAGTGCGGCTGTATGCGTGCATTTGCGGACTTGCTCGTGTTGGTATAGACACGTTGGCAATCGAAAAGAGCGCCTCTCCACTATCAAATGCATCTCTTTCTATGTTTCTCTGagtctccccccccctcccccttagCTGGCACTTTCTTCCTTGTCTGTCGCGTGTTTCCTCTTAGAGAGCAAAAAGCCTAGAAACAACatctcgtgtgtgtgtgtatttcGTTGTTGACTTGTTTGTCTGCCTCGACATCTCCTGCTTGTTCGTGGATGCCTCGCTAGTCTTTCCTTTCTGTGTTGTCTCTGCGGTGCCTATAGGAGGCAGTGGACACGACAGCGCGTCATTTCACCGTTGAATGGGCATTGCATGGATCGTTTGTGTGCCGTTCTCTTTTAGCTTTGCACATTTGCCGCCGcgcgaagaaaacgaaaaatgAGGCAAGAAGAGAGCTTTTCTTCTCCATTCCCTTCACATGCCTCACCTCGCCGAGTCACGACCCAAAGTCGTTGCACTTGCGTGGCTGGGCGCTGTCTTTCCATTCTCTTTCTCGGTAACTCATCTGGGCTTCGACTCGCCATCGGCAACTActacccctccctctctctcctgagCGCTGCCATACCCCTCCGCCACAGGCACAAGCACAGCGGTGTGAATCACTAGGTGCCACGTAGAGCAAatcgctcccccccccctccacctctaTCACCCCAAAAATTTGAGGACAGCATGCCTCGGCTCTCATTCTGGGCCGTTGGCGTGCTTGCCGGGTGGGGGATAACATATGAGGGTTACCATCACATCTACGTGCCATACCGAACCTCGCAGCTGGCGGTCGACCAACGGTGGGAGCGGAGTAAGATGCCGTACCACGACGCCATCCACGCCTATTCCCGGTTGCAGACAGTcatcgagcagcagctggctaTGAGATCTTCTTCCCCGTTGTCTTCGTCGGCGAGTGCACGACAAGATACCTCGGTGTGGTACACCAACGCGGAAAAAattcttttcttctgcgatgtgcagcgtgtgcgtgccctGCTCCTGGGTCTCCCACACCACCTCATCACTGAGAAGGACCTGCGTGCGAAGCTTCAACAACTATCGGTCTGGGAAGCGCAGCACTGCACGGAGCTCAACTTTCGATCGGCTCCTCTTACCTTTTCGCAAGCGCTGCGGTCCGCTATGTGCTTTGTGATTTACCTGCTCTGCTTTCGCGTCCTCAGCCCGCTGCTGAGTGTGTGGAATGGCTCTGCGGGCTGGCAAGCCCGGCTCCAACACAGCGTGGCTGTTCAGATCGCCGAGGCCTTGGAGATAAAGGTGCTGCTGACAGTACAAGAGAGCGAGTCGTGCAACGTCAGCAGTGAGGTCGCCCGTGGGACATCTTACCGTTACATAACTCTTAACGCAACGCACTGGATCGAAGAAGTCGGCTTCTGGGCTTGCCCCAACAACCCACTCCTGCGTCATCGGTCCGTCAGCGCGCCAGCACCTGTGCGGAGTGAGGAAGTGGACGACTATCACTTGAAACTCCTACGTGGTCTCCCAATGATGACATGCTCCTCAAAtgccgcgccacagcacaGTGGTGCATTGAACTTCGTCTCAACGGCACTGCGCCAGCCGTGGTGCTACCTGTTCTGGTGTGGCCCCTCTGCTTCAGCGACCGCGTACGCTACGACATATGCTGAGCACTGGCGTCGGCTGGAGGCGCGACAGCAGGAGTGCCTGTCAAGGGGAGGTGAAGACGACGAAGCAGCGTCACTGATGACGGCGACTGACGTCACATTCGGATACCCAATGCTGTCCAACACCGACCAACTTGAGTGCGAGGTAGATCATGAGGCACACTACATCCCTGTGGGGATCAGCGGATTGCCGCGCGTCTTGTATGTGGACACGGCGCATGCAAAGGATGATGTGCGGCCGCGACGTACGCGCGAGGAGACGTACGCTCGCGTGCAGCAGGCACAATTCGCTCGTGCCCCCTCCGCGGCGCCCACGATGCGCGCACCGGCTGATTCGATCGCGGCCGTACCACAAACGTCATCCAGGTTGCACGAGTGGCAAGCCCACCACGGGCCTCCATGCTGGCTCCGGGTGTGGTGGGGCGGCGTCTACGGCGGGGGCCCTCGTCGGTCAAACGCCACTCTTCACTACCACCTGGGCCGCGCGAGCACGGTGGCCGAGTACGCGAGTGCCGCTATCGCGGCCAGCCAAGCTGCGGGAGccttcactgctgctgccgcctctgcggTGTAATTGTGGAGAGACGCTGCGGCGGAAGTGGAGAAAGGACAAGCGGAGGGGGGCAACACCGTCTGCGCCGCGCTGGTCATCACATCAGTTCTAATGCACAGACGCCaagcgtctctctctctctctctctctctgtctgtgtgccaAACAAACCTGAAAGAATCACAAGGCAATCGAAGCGGTCCGAGATGGGTGCGCAGGTGCCTGACGTCTGCAGGCACcatacccccctccccttctctttttctgtttgcCTCCTTGTCGTTGCTCCCCTGACCTTGTTTCTGGGGGATTCCTGCTTGGTTTTTCGCGAATGCGCACCTTCATGTTTCATTCTTATCCAaccacctctcctcctcccctcacgCGCCTCCTTGATCGTTGGAGCGCTTTcatgcatgcatgtgcgtgtatgtgtacgGGGAGACGCTCTTGCGGAGCGCAGCCCCTTCattcgctctcctctctccgcgcGGAGCACGACTCTCTCgtgaaagggagagagcgctgcggtgtcacggtcgccgccaccacacacgcagacgcgctGCTGAGTATCAAGCTTGTTGCTGTGCAGACCGTCGGCGCTAACCTCACTCGCACTCCCTTCAACCTCATCTACGTTCACTCTTCCCCTTAATGCGCCGCGCGCCACGACTGCCTGTGCTGTGCACACTTCCCCTGCACGTACAACGTTGGCGATACAGCACCCCTGCGCCGGCGCCTGGAGAagcgctgccgttgccgtcgaCAAAGACAGTCCCACAGACTGAGGTGGGTGCCTCGaaggcgccaccaccagcaaCCTCGTCGGGGGCCCCTCATTCGGGCTCTGCCACAGACCAGCACAGAGGCGCCGATGCCCCATATCGATCGCTATACCCCCG
This genomic window contains:
- a CDS encoding putative vacuolar ATP synthase subunit d, producing MSSTNRYPALPSRMTLIAFKTRLKGAQKGHSLLKKKADALALRYRIVMGELHSAKLDMANQIKGSYFTITQAQFIAGDISLAVQESLKIPTYRMELQVENIAGVQVPSFHTQNGDAAEGQSTATVAAAGSLTTGLGKGGEQIKEAYFAFRQTLSLLVKIASLQTSWITLDIAQRVTNRRVNALEKVVIPRLQNTLSYITSELDEQEREEFFRLKMVQKKKKAMAKVQQAARDAETVALAAERTRQRNLLMAQYDGGVVEADMIV